The following proteins come from a genomic window of Campylobacter concisus:
- a CDS encoding MATE family efflux transporter, with amino-acid sequence MVNKIKDQNTKFFSNADLAKLFFPIAVEQFLEYSLGLANSLMAASVSESAVSAISLVEFVMALFISIFTAIATGGSVVASQYLGNKQSGNAKITANQLVWFSFIFALFIAAVIIVLKDIILDYVFGDIGEQVRHDASHYLVFSAISAPFLAVYAAAAAIFRTMSNAKLPMYIMAAANLLNILLTAISIYTFHTGVLGIAISTLIAKMLACFVIVYLLLDIRLKLHIRKSLIYKFDYEIIKKILNIGVPYGFENSMFYVGRIIVLSLVSLFGTASIAANAVGGTIVMFQVLPGMAIGTGLSVVISRCVGANDFAQAKFYVRKSMISIYIVQLFSTAVILLLLEPLLLVYNLSEEAINLTRQIVWYHGIAMCLIWPLAYTYPTVFRAAGDAKYPMIVNLVCMFACRVILAYVFALTFDLGMIGTWFAMFADWAVKAVLFTIRYLKGTWMKFKAI; translated from the coding sequence ATGGTAAACAAAATCAAAGATCAAAATACAAAATTTTTCTCAAATGCCGACCTTGCAAAGCTATTTTTCCCTATTGCGGTTGAGCAGTTTTTAGAGTATAGTCTAGGGCTTGCAAACTCGCTAATGGCAGCAAGTGTTAGTGAAAGCGCTGTAAGTGCAATTAGTCTTGTGGAATTTGTCATGGCGCTTTTTATCAGTATTTTTACAGCTATCGCTACTGGCGGCTCAGTGGTTGCTAGCCAGTATCTTGGTAATAAACAAAGTGGCAACGCCAAAATCACAGCAAATCAGCTCGTCTGGTTTAGTTTTATCTTTGCCCTTTTTATCGCAGCAGTCATCATAGTTTTAAAAGATATTATTCTAGATTATGTCTTTGGCGATATTGGAGAGCAAGTAAGGCATGATGCTAGCCACTATCTTGTTTTCTCGGCCATTTCCGCGCCATTTTTAGCAGTCTATGCAGCAGCTGCGGCGATCTTTCGCACGATGTCAAACGCAAAGCTACCTATGTATATTATGGCGGCTGCAAATTTATTAAACATACTTCTAACTGCCATTAGTATTTATACATTTCATACTGGTGTTTTAGGTATTGCTATTAGCACGCTTATAGCCAAGATGCTTGCTTGCTTTGTTATAGTCTATTTGCTTCTTGATATAAGGCTAAAACTTCACATAAGAAAGAGTCTTATCTATAAATTTGACTACGAGATCATCAAGAAAATTTTAAATATTGGAGTGCCTTATGGTTTTGAAAATTCGATGTTTTACGTAGGGCGCATTATTGTTTTAAGTTTAGTTTCTCTCTTTGGTACGGCAAGTATCGCTGCAAATGCCGTGGGAGGGACGATCGTGATGTTTCAAGTACTTCCTGGTATGGCGATAGGAACAGGGCTTAGTGTGGTTATCTCAAGGTGTGTTGGCGCAAACGACTTTGCTCAGGCTAAATTTTACGTAAGAAAGTCGATGATAAGTATCTATATTGTCCAGCTTTTTAGCACAGCAGTAATTTTGCTTTTACTTGAGCCATTGCTTCTTGTTTATAATCTCTCGGAAGAAGCCATAAATTTAACAAGACAGATCGTCTGGTATCACGGTATCGCTATGTGTCTTATTTGGCCACTTGCTTACACATATCCGACCGTTTTTCGTGCTGCTGGGGACGCTAAATATCCAATGATTGTAAATTTAGTTTGTATGTTTGCTTGTAGAGTCATCTTGGCCTATGTCTTTGCACTTACGTTTGATCTTGGTATGATAGGTACTTGGTTTGCAATGTTTGCTGACTGGGCTGTAAAGGCGGTGCTTTTTACGATTAGATATCTAAAAGGTACATGGATGAAATTTAAAGCTATTTAA
- a CDS encoding DUF799 domain-containing protein, whose translation MKNSLKFIAAIFSVVFFTGCSIKEPEPYDYSEFLQKRPHSILVLMPTNDSTEISGPAAVLANAVAPLSEAGYYVFPVALVNDTFKLNGITEPSEIAAVPLNKLDKIFHADSVLYINIKDYGTSYAVISSSTKVVLEAKLIDIKSGATLWQGSAMAAEDSSSGQSSLLGMLVSAVISQVANTISDRSYDLAVRADAYLFSRNCRNCILYGPYSPYYGKDAQLHKDR comes from the coding sequence ATGAAAAATAGCCTGAAATTTATAGCCGCTATATTTTCGGTAGTATTTTTTACGGGTTGCTCTATAAAAGAGCCTGAGCCATACGACTACTCAGAATTTTTACAAAAAAGACCTCACTCTATCTTAGTGCTTATGCCAACAAATGATAGCACAGAAATTTCAGGTCCAGCAGCAGTTTTAGCAAATGCAGTCGCACCACTAAGTGAGGCAGGATACTATGTATTTCCAGTGGCTCTTGTAAATGATACCTTTAAGCTAAATGGTATAACCGAGCCAAGCGAGATCGCAGCCGTACCACTAAATAAGCTTGATAAAATTTTTCATGCTGATAGTGTGCTTTACATAAACATAAAAGATTATGGTACGAGCTATGCAGTCATCTCAAGCTCAACAAAGGTTGTCCTTGAAGCAAAGCTTATCGATATAAAAAGCGGTGCTACTCTTTGGCAAGGTAGTGCTATGGCAGCAGAAGATAGTAGCAGCGGCCAAAGTAGCCTACTTGGCATGTTAGTCTCAGCCGTCATCTCACAGGTGGCAAATACCATCTCAGACAGATCCTACGACCTAGCAGTAAGAGCTGATGCTTATTTATTTTCAAGAAATTGTCGCAACTGTATACTTTATGGACCATATTCGCCATATTATGGCAAAGATGCACAGCTTCATAAAGACAGATAA
- a CDS encoding CsgG/HfaB family protein — protein MKSVFKFGAVLLTAALFAGCASESSRVVETPKVASYGTVYNGQKISVSIGRFNNQSAYQNGVFADGEDRLGNQAQSILITNLQQSGRFLVLDRSNMKVIKQESELSKTAQNLKGARYVITGDVTEFGRKTTGDHQLFGILGKGKQQTAYSKVNLNIVDTKTAEVVYSVSGAGEYTLSNREIIGFGGTAGYDSTLNGKVLSLAIIEAVNNLVNGIESGAWQVK, from the coding sequence ATGAAAAGTGTATTTAAATTTGGTGCAGTTTTGCTTACAGCAGCTCTTTTTGCTGGATGTGCGAGTGAGAGTTCAAGGGTTGTTGAGACTCCAAAAGTAGCAAGCTACGGCACAGTTTACAATGGCCAAAAAATTTCGGTTTCGATAGGTCGATTTAATAATCAATCAGCTTACCAAAATGGTGTATTTGCTGATGGCGAGGATAGGCTTGGTAACCAAGCTCAAAGTATTTTGATCACAAATTTACAGCAAAGCGGTAGATTTTTAGTGCTTGATAGATCAAATATGAAAGTGATCAAACAAGAGAGCGAGCTAAGTAAAACCGCTCAAAATCTAAAAGGCGCAAGATACGTGATAACCGGTGATGTAACCGAGTTTGGACGAAAAACTACGGGCGATCATCAGCTATTTGGCATACTTGGCAAAGGTAAGCAACAAACTGCCTATTCAAAGGTAAATTTAAATATCGTTGATACCAAAACAGCTGAGGTTGTATATTCGGTTAGCGGCGCTGGTGAATATACCCTTTCAAACAGAGAGATCATAGGCTTTGGCGGCACAGCAGGATACGACTCTACGCTAAATGGCAAGGTTTTAAGCCTAGCTATTATTGAAGCGGTAAATAATCTCGTAAATGGCATAGAAAGTGGAGCATGGCAAGTAAAATAA
- a CDS encoding DUF4810 domain-containing protein, producing MASKIKLASLALFALFLAGCGHSNGPRSLYYWDGSYSSSLYSYLNEEGDTNEQISRLENLVQISTQKGYKIAPGVYAHLGLLYLNNGNLGAANVNFDKEVQNFPESREYINFIKGSKNLTPKKVEQKEGANNEK from the coding sequence ATGGCAAGTAAAATAAAGCTTGCCAGCCTTGCGCTTTTTGCACTATTTTTAGCGGGTTGCGGCCATTCAAACGGCCCAAGATCACTTTATTATTGGGACGGATCATATAGTAGCTCGCTATATAGCTACCTAAACGAAGAGGGCGATACAAACGAGCAAATTTCACGCTTAGAAAATTTGGTGCAGATATCAACACAAAAGGGCTACAAGATCGCTCCTGGCGTATACGCACACCTTGGACTTTTGTATCTAAATAATGGAAATTTAGGCGCTGCAAATGTAAATTTTGACAAAGAGGTGCAAAATTTCCCAGAGTCAAGGGAATATATAAATTTCATTAAAGGCTCTAAAAATTTAACTCCGAAAAAAGTAGAGCAAAAAGAGGGGGCGAATAATGAAAAATAG
- a CDS encoding DMT family transporter gives MNTHRLGILLTLVGGILWGFSGVCGQYLFSLGINSDFLVPYRLMLAGIVIVIFYAFKEPSAVFAPIKDIKLLGEFLVYALLGLMMTQYAYFYSIELSNAAVATVIQYTAPALILMVICIKEKRVPRKLEILALFLAMLGVFFLSTHAQISSLAISPKALFWCLVSAVCVCVYNLAPARLNAKYSVTLTLGWGMVMGGVVLACYMRVWDFAGLNGINQWLAFIAVITLGTIFAFSFYMIGVKLIGAAKASLLACIEPLSAAFFGYFWLGTKFVFWDFLGFALIISCIFLLSKREKL, from the coding sequence ATGAATACTCATCGTCTTGGGATACTCCTTACTTTAGTTGGCGGTATCCTTTGGGGATTTAGTGGGGTTTGTGGGCAGTATCTATTTTCACTTGGTATAAATTCTGATTTTTTAGTGCCATATAGACTGATGCTAGCTGGCATTGTTATTGTGATTTTTTATGCTTTTAAAGAACCAAGTGCCGTTTTTGCTCCGATTAAAGATATAAAGCTTCTTGGTGAGTTTTTAGTCTATGCCCTGCTTGGGCTTATGATGACGCAGTACGCTTATTTTTACTCCATTGAGCTTTCAAATGCCGCAGTTGCGACTGTTATTCAATACACTGCTCCTGCTTTAATTTTAATGGTCATTTGCATAAAAGAAAAACGCGTCCCAAGAAAACTTGAAATTTTAGCTCTATTTTTAGCCATGCTTGGCGTATTTTTCCTAAGCACACATGCGCAAATTTCATCTCTTGCCATCTCGCCAAAAGCGCTATTTTGGTGCTTGGTGAGCGCCGTTTGCGTCTGCGTTTATAACCTAGCTCCAGCAAGGCTGAATGCTAAATATTCAGTCACTCTCACGCTTGGCTGGGGCATGGTTATGGGCGGAGTAGTGCTTGCTTGCTATATGAGAGTTTGGGATTTTGCTGGGCTTAATGGTATAAATCAATGGCTGGCATTTATTGCTGTTATTACGCTTGGCACCATTTTTGCATTTAGCTTTTATATGATAGGTGTTAAGTTAATAGGCGCAGCAAAAGCTAGTTTATTAGCCTGCATAGAGCCACTAAGTGCGGCCTTCTTTGGCTACTTTTGGCTTGGAACAAAATTTGTATTTTGGGATTTTTTAGGATTTGCTCTAATAATCTCTTGTATATTTTTACTATCAAAAAGAGAAAAATTATGA
- a CDS encoding peptidase M3, with protein sequence MRWSFDDSYVDFDNEIFTSSFENLKAQNENLVKFLNNSELTKAIISYEEAYKEATSLLAFCRCKSSDNTKDELASKFELKIKEQKAKLDTAKEILFDKFDSLKSDDKIFQSTQFKHIKFLYLEHKNSKSKIRKKSEREFFANLALTNFFPLFANFRHLNNLINISTTNKNAKTQSYNLAKCMGILKGSDDEILRKNVFNALSSHYDKFADLYLDILNMLHGFRLAKFKAAKVDFLTPSLEENKMSLDTLNAMQEAISKRVEKIRECVRIRASFLGGKSMRSCDLLAPYPLSKHSEISHDEAIKIIKKALKPLGEDNFIELMIDKHWIESDVRENKAGGAFFVSLPKFKQPRIFTTYMNTLSHLIQQAHELGHAWHYYLMRDLPVLSANFPMSLAESASTFNETLLRNELKKDDSLRVEILWQELKSAANFLLHINVRYEFETGFIKLRQKGQVSKKDANDLLKQAWDKFYKDSTSDVEEFLPYFKPHFYKTDNYIYNYPYSVGYLLSQFFLSEFKKDEAKFCKIYKQFLIECGTKSVEELIKKHFKKDTTKCEFWLIGIDEALKNLDEFKKVVTV encoded by the coding sequence AGATTTTGATAACGAAATTTTTACCTCATCGTTTGAAAATCTAAAAGCACAAAATGAAAATTTGGTTAAATTTTTAAACAATAGTGAGCTTACCAAAGCTATCATCTCATACGAAGAAGCATACAAAGAAGCAACTAGCCTACTCGCATTTTGTCGTTGCAAAAGTAGCGATAATACAAAAGATGAGCTAGCTAGTAAATTTGAGCTAAAAATAAAAGAGCAAAAAGCTAAACTTGATACGGCAAAGGAGATACTTTTTGATAAATTTGATAGCCTAAAAAGTGATGATAAAATTTTTCAAAGCACTCAATTTAAACATATAAAATTTCTATATTTAGAGCATAAAAATAGCAAGAGTAAAATACGAAAAAAGAGCGAAAGAGAGTTTTTTGCAAATTTAGCGCTCACAAATTTTTTTCCACTTTTTGCAAATTTTAGACATCTAAATAATTTAATAAATATCTCTACTACCAATAAAAATGCAAAGACACAAAGCTATAATCTTGCAAAATGTATGGGTATATTAAAAGGATCAGATGATGAAATTTTACGCAAAAATGTGTTTAATGCTCTGAGTTCTCACTATGATAAATTTGCCGATCTTTATCTTGATATCTTAAATATGCTTCATGGATTTAGACTGGCTAAATTTAAGGCAGCAAAAGTTGATTTTTTAACTCCAAGCCTTGAAGAAAATAAAATGAGCCTTGACACTTTAAACGCCATGCAAGAAGCCATTAGCAAAAGAGTGGAAAAAATAAGAGAATGCGTAAGAATAAGAGCTAGCTTTTTAGGTGGTAAAAGTATGAGAAGTTGCGATCTTTTGGCACCTTATCCACTTAGCAAGCATAGTGAAATTTCTCATGACGAGGCTATTAAAATCATCAAAAAAGCATTAAAACCACTGGGCGAAGATAATTTTATCGAGCTTATGATAGACAAACACTGGATAGAAAGCGATGTACGAGAAAATAAAGCTGGTGGAGCATTTTTTGTGAGTTTGCCAAAATTTAAGCAACCAAGAATTTTTACCACCTACATGAATACTCTTTCGCACTTAATCCAGCAAGCTCATGAGCTTGGGCATGCTTGGCACTACTACTTAATGCGTGATCTTCCGGTTTTAAGCGCAAATTTTCCAATGAGCTTAGCTGAGAGTGCAAGCACATTTAATGAGACTCTTTTACGAAATGAACTAAAAAAAGATGACTCACTTAGAGTAGAAATTTTATGGCAGGAGCTAAAAAGCGCTGCAAATTTTTTACTTCATATAAACGTTAGATACGAGTTCGAAACTGGTTTTATAAAGTTGCGACAAAAAGGTCAAGTTAGCAAAAAAGATGCAAATGATCTTTTAAAACAAGCTTGGGATAAATTTTATAAAGACAGCACGAGCGATGTTGAAGAATTTTTGCCATATTTTAAGCCACATTTTTATAAAACAGATAACTACATCTACAACTATCCTTATAGTGTCGGCTATCTGCTATCACAATTTTTTCTAAGTGAGTTTAAAAAAGACGAAGCAAAATTTTGCAAAATTTATAAACAATTTTTAATAGAGTGTGGCACAAAAAGCGTGGAAGAACTAATAAAAAAACACTTTAAAAAAGATACAACAAAGTGCGAATTTTGGCTGATTGGCATAGATGAAGCGCTAAAAAATTTAGATGAGTTTAAAAAGGTAGTGACCGTATAA
- a CDS encoding Sua5 YciO YrdC YwlC family protein, whose translation MIFLAQTDTTAGFLSKDYKEINKVKMRDENKPCLITTAKFSVLNELVRVPKKYKNFIRRSRKATFLYPNLKAIRVVKECEHEKFLAKFDWFYSSSANKNGQNFNEAWAMSVADEIVDDHFFEDAPSKIYKISRKKIKRLR comes from the coding sequence ATGATATTTCTAGCACAAACCGATACGACAGCTGGCTTTTTGAGTAAAGATTATAAAGAGATAAACAAGGTCAAAATGCGTGATGAGAATAAACCTTGCCTTATCACGACGGCAAAATTTAGCGTTTTAAATGAGCTTGTTAGAGTGCCAAAAAAGTATAAAAATTTTATACGCCGTTCAAGAAAAGCCACATTTTTGTATCCAAATTTAAAGGCTATTAGAGTCGTAAAAGAGTGTGAGCACGAAAAATTTTTAGCTAAATTTGACTGGTTTTATTCAAGCAGTGCGAACAAGAATGGACAAAATTTTAATGAAGCTTGGGCTATGAGCGTGGCTGATGAAATAGTAGATGATCATTTTTTCGAAGATGCCCCATCAAAAATTTATAAAATTTCTCGAAAAAAAATAAAACGTTTAAGATAA